One genomic region from Streptomyces sp. Li-HN-5-11 encodes:
- a CDS encoding HEAT repeat domain-containing protein, which translates to MLGFARTDNEALVSCLGDPQRAVPAYRELLRRAEGALGAVRAGLDHDDPAVREGCCRLLDHLVDTESMGRLIAMADDPDARVRIAAFHALACDRCKTDTCAPGPDRVLEPALHHLALDPDPRARAMAAELVGKFVHSDARAAAALAASHAHDPSPAVRKKAGWFAPGGSIHERTRPRERG; encoded by the coding sequence ATGCTCGGATTCGCAAGGACCGACAACGAAGCCCTCGTCTCGTGCCTGGGCGACCCCCAGCGCGCCGTGCCCGCCTACCGGGAGCTGCTGCGGCGCGCGGAGGGCGCCCTGGGCGCCGTCCGCGCCGGTCTGGACCACGACGATCCCGCCGTCCGCGAGGGCTGCTGCCGCCTCCTGGACCATCTGGTCGACACCGAGTCCATGGGCCGGCTCATCGCCATGGCCGACGACCCGGACGCCCGGGTCAGGATCGCCGCCTTCCACGCACTGGCCTGCGACCGCTGCAAAACGGACACCTGCGCCCCCGGCCCGGACCGGGTCCTCGAACCCGCGCTGCACCACCTGGCCCTGGACCCCGACCCGCGGGCCCGGGCGATGGCCGCCGAACTCGTGGGCAAGTTCGTTCACTCCGACGCCCGTGCCGCGGCCGCCCTGGCGGCGTCCCACGCCCACGATCCCAGCCCGGCCGTCCGCAAGAAGGCGGGCTGGTTCGCCCCCGGCGGCAGCATCCACGAACGGACCCGCCCGCGCGAGCGCGGGTGA
- a CDS encoding LacI family DNA-binding transcriptional regulator, with product MADVAERAGVSRALVSIVFRDQPGASRETRERVLRVADEIGYRPDNAARLLARGRSRTLGVMFTVHQTFHTDLIEAIYPEAERLGYDVLLSAAAQGRSEAKAVEALLSHRCEAVILLGPDAESAYLGELGRRTVTVSVSRRVPRARMDFVHSAEGKGVRQAMDHLVELGHRRIVHIDGGRGPGSAERRRAYRSAMRRHGLEAEQRVIPGDHTERSGIETGRLLLHEREKGASLPTAVLAGNDRCAMGLLMALTRAGVEVPRDLSVIGYDDSHLSHLMPIGLTTVRQDAVLMADHAVRFAVERLEKPELEPREAVLDPKLVVRGTSGPAPQPAV from the coding sequence ATGGCGGACGTCGCCGAACGAGCAGGTGTCTCCCGGGCGCTCGTCTCGATCGTCTTCCGCGATCAGCCGGGAGCGAGCCGGGAGACCCGCGAGCGGGTGCTGCGGGTGGCCGACGAGATCGGCTACCGCCCGGACAACGCCGCCCGGCTGCTGGCCCGCGGCCGCAGCCGCACGCTCGGCGTGATGTTCACCGTGCACCAGACCTTCCACACGGACCTGATCGAGGCCATCTATCCGGAGGCCGAACGACTGGGCTACGACGTCCTGCTCTCCGCGGCCGCCCAGGGCCGCAGCGAGGCCAAGGCGGTCGAGGCCCTGCTCAGCCACCGCTGCGAGGCGGTGATCCTGCTCGGCCCCGACGCGGAGTCCGCCTACCTCGGCGAACTCGGGCGCCGTACGGTCACGGTGTCGGTCAGCCGCCGGGTCCCCAGGGCCCGCATGGACTTCGTGCACAGCGCGGAGGGCAAGGGGGTGCGCCAGGCCATGGATCACCTCGTCGAACTGGGGCACCGGCGCATCGTCCACATCGACGGCGGCCGGGGCCCCGGCTCCGCCGAACGGCGGCGCGCCTACCGGTCCGCGATGCGCCGGCACGGGCTGGAGGCCGAGCAGCGCGTGATCCCCGGCGACCACACGGAGCGGTCGGGCATCGAGACGGGCCGTCTGCTGCTCCACGAGCGTGAGAAGGGTGCCTCGCTGCCGACGGCCGTCCTGGCGGGCAACGACCGGTGCGCGATGGGACTGCTGATGGCGCTGACGCGTGCCGGTGTCGAGGTCCCGCGCGACCTCTCCGTCATCGGCTACGACGACAGCCACCTCTCCCACCTGATGCCCATCGGTTTGACCACCGTCCGTCAGGACGCGGTGCTCATGGCGGACCACGCGGTGCGCTTCGCGGTGGAGCGGCTGGAGAAGCCGGAGCTGGAGCCGCGGGAGGCGGTGCTGGATCCCAAGCTCGTGGTGCGCGGAACCAGCGGACCGGCCCCGCAACCGGCGGTCTGA
- a CDS encoding substrate-binding domain-containing protein: MHRHHRAAVLTATVLAGTLLAAGCSSSSGGKKSEQGGAAASAGKATTPRMTVAMVTHAAPGDTFWDLIRKGAAAAAAKDNIKLVYSSDPNAGNQANLVQNAIDQKVDGIALTAAKPDAMKAVVAKAKAAGIPVVGFNSGLDNWKQLGMLEYFGQDENIAGQAFGQRLNQLGAKHALCVIQEQGQVALEARCAGLKKGFKGKTDTLYVNGTDMPSVKSTLTAKLQQDSSVDQVVTLGAPFALTAVQSVSDAGSKAKVATFDLNKDLVTAVQQGKVEFAVDQQPYLQGYLAVDALWLYRTNGNFSGGGTAPVLTGPAFVTKDNVDTVARFAAKGTR; this comes from the coding sequence ATGCACAGACACCACCGAGCCGCGGTCCTCACCGCCACCGTCCTCGCGGGCACCCTCCTCGCCGCGGGTTGCTCCAGCAGCTCCGGCGGCAAGAAGTCGGAGCAGGGCGGCGCGGCCGCCTCGGCGGGCAAGGCCACCACCCCGCGGATGACCGTGGCCATGGTCACCCATGCCGCACCAGGCGACACTTTCTGGGATCTGATCCGCAAGGGCGCCGCGGCCGCTGCCGCGAAGGACAACATCAAGCTCGTCTACTCGAGCGACCCCAACGCCGGCAACCAGGCCAACCTCGTGCAGAACGCCATCGACCAGAAGGTGGACGGCATCGCCCTCACCGCGGCCAAGCCCGACGCCATGAAGGCCGTCGTCGCCAAGGCCAAGGCAGCCGGCATCCCCGTCGTCGGCTTCAACTCCGGCCTGGACAACTGGAAGCAGCTCGGCATGCTCGAGTACTTCGGCCAGGACGAGAACATCGCGGGTCAGGCCTTCGGGCAGCGCCTCAACCAGCTCGGCGCCAAGCACGCTCTGTGCGTCATCCAGGAACAGGGGCAGGTCGCGCTGGAGGCCCGCTGCGCCGGTCTGAAGAAGGGCTTCAAGGGCAAGACCGACACCCTCTACGTCAACGGCACCGATATGCCGTCGGTGAAGTCGACGCTCACCGCGAAGCTGCAGCAGGACTCCTCCGTCGACCAGGTGGTCACGCTCGGCGCCCCGTTCGCGCTGACGGCCGTGCAGTCGGTGTCCGACGCGGGCAGCAAGGCGAAGGTCGCCACCTTCGACCTCAACAAGGACCTGGTGACGGCCGTCCAGCAGGGCAAGGTGGAGTTCGCCGTGGACCAGCAGCCGTACCTGCAGGGTTACCTCGCCGTGGACGCCCTGTGGCTGTACAGGACCAACGGCAACTTCAGCGGCGGTGGCACCGCGCCGGTGCTCACCGGGCCGGCCTTCGTCACGAAGGACAACGTCGACACCGTCGCCCGGTTCGCCGCCAAGGGAACGCGGTGA